One Maniola hyperantus chromosome Z, iAphHyp1.2, whole genome shotgun sequence DNA window includes the following coding sequences:
- the path gene encoding proton-coupled amino acid transporter-like protein pathetic has translation MVYESNGGLSPPQELETFLPHDEKKEKIVSKTYNLTKEAKDAEAGEFDPFVERKLDNPTSNMDTLTHLLKASLGTGILAMPKAFASAGIISGIFFTILVAVVCTHCSYILINCAHVLYKKTRKTAMSFPEVGEAALDNGPEPVRKWANTFRVFIVVSLFITYFGTCSVYTVIIAKNIMQVVHFYKTDLKEVLGIRLFILFLLIPLIFMVWIRNLKYLAPVSMIANFFMALGLGITFYFLVGTTKLSFDKVSMIKPVKEWPEFFSLTIFAIEAIGVVMPLENSMKTPRSMLGICGVLNKGMSGVTLVYILLGFLGYLRYGEDVQDSITLNLVPHPDDPKIYEVLAQIVKIAIAIAVYCTFGLQFFVCVEIMWNCIKDKFTARPDLADYTMRTLMVTACVLLAVAVPSIGPLMGVIGAFCFSILGLIAPAFIEVITYWDIGFGPMKLLIWKNLLVLVFGLFALIFGTKDAVISIIKVYSS, from the exons ATggtttat GAGTCTAACGGTGGGCTATCACCACCTCAAGAATTAGAAACTTTTCTGCCACACgatgaaaagaaagaaaaaatcgtCAGCAagac ATATAACCTAACAAAAGAAGCGAAAGATGCCGAGGCCGGTGAATTTGATCCCTTCGTGGAAAGAAAGTTGGACAACCCCACTtc GAACATGGACACACTCACTCATCTGCTGAAGGCTTCTCTTGGCACGGGTATCCTCGCTATGCCCAAAGCTTTTGCGAGCGCGGGAATCATCTCTGGAATTTTCTTCACTATTTTGGTCGCTGTCGTGTGCACACACTGTTCTTATATCCTT ATAAACTGTGCACATGTCCTGTACAAAAAGACGCGCAAAACCGCCATGAGTTTTCCTGAAGTTGGAGAAGCTGCGCTCGACAATGGACCTGAACCTGTCAGAAAATGGGCTAACACTTttag ggtATTTATCGTCGTGAGTCTCTTCATAACGTACTTCGGTACATGCTCCGTGTACACCGTCATAATCGCCAAAAACATAATGCAG GTCGTCCACTTCTACAAGACGGATCTAAAAGAAGTCCTCGGAATCCGATTATTTATTCTCTTTCTGCTGATACCTCTAATTTTCATGGTTTGGATCAGAAACTTGAAGTACCTGGCCCCAGTCTCTATGATTGCCAACTTTTTTATGGCTCTCGGACTTGGAATCACGTTTTACTTCTTAGTAGGGACCACAAAGCTCAGTTTTGATAAGGTGTCGATGATAAAACCTGTTAAAGAATGGCCAGAATTCTTCTCTCTCACAATCTTTGCCATAGAAGCCATCGGTGTAGTGATGCCATTAGAAAACTCCATGAAGACTCCTCGCTCAATGCTTGGAATTTGTGGAGTCCTGAATAAGGGAATGTCAGGCGTGACTCTGGTATATATTTTACTCGGATTCCTGGGATATTTGAGATACGGAGAAGACGTTCAAGATTCCATCACCCTTAACTTGGTACCTCACCCTGATGACCCGAAAATATATGAAGT gctGGCTCAAATCGTCAAAATCGCCATCGCTATTGCCGTTTATTGCACTTTCGGTCTTCAGTTCTTCGTATGCGTGGAAATTATGTGGAACTGCATAAAGGACAAGTTCACGGCAAGGCCCGACCTCGCCGACTACACCATGCGCACTCTCATGGTCACTGCGTGCGTGTTACTCGCTGTCGCAGTACCGTCTATTGGACCTCTGATGGGAGTCATTGGCGCCTTCTGTTTCTCCATTTTAGGTCTAATAGCCCCGGCATTCATTGAGGTCATCACTTACTGGGACATTGGTTTTGGACCAATGAAACTCCTTATCTGGAAAAACCTCCTCGTCTTAGTTTTCGGTCTATTTGCGCTCATATTCGGAACCAAAGATGCTGTTATCAGCATAATTAAAGTATACAGCTCGTAA